One window from the genome of Pyrus communis chromosome 16, drPyrComm1.1, whole genome shotgun sequence encodes:
- the LOC137720242 gene encoding uncharacterized protein isoform X1, whose amino-acid sequence MTRSSRHKSSKHSSRDTREYSDSEKDSSLKDRRGKEESGVVRVSKDSSSSEKRKLDLKDGKDSGGGSGNGDYSVDLVSTKRRKERLDDGGSDRWNGGDDDHRRSSEGSKKSLKASGESKSKKRDESVELYAEGGEVKKNSSSSGKGEGRHRDKDKESIRKEGKEGGGAEREKERDREKERDREREREKKGKDGRTERLVSSDEQRVTAKQVNEKTDFNAWDELESPNSENQIERRMRKRRDDFGDGDKHQDDVEDINDGLLSYRDDSGRDSRHKDEKRKDERYREKHREDVDKDNKHRDDKQRDEHPPKDYASSKSDEKHLRDEKDLIEIQQKRSKIQDGERKVDHDRDRDRNRDRDSYHVRDRDRDRYHDREREHGWDHGRDRDYDRDWDWDRERERERDGDRERDRNHDRDRDGDRDRDRDYDRDYDGSHIDDRSTRYKDSSRGKKRSPDDRDDGCDKSRGMKARYSDLEKKSSSGDRVESDANKGRSQSRQAYVDTKLSVNKRRTSLVSNSHGGIDEYRYLNSEDLKYRDSGVEHRSKAMPPKDGSGPTGVSERGSKYRSMEKPNKMDDGHLGELSNDKSSGSKASPLPLMERSPSSSSIDRSYVNRTGVRRSLDIEETGRRSSASVDNRDFSNTEDRLGRDLLSEKPLADESSPPDSSTNNRSNQSNLSSLYPPHPNFRVGVDSPFIGSMEEEGRGNSNARYRRGSDPNLVRGHGNAWRGVPSWNSPVPNGFMHFQHGAPHGGFQGMLPQFPAPPIFGVRPSMDINHSGMPYHMPDAERFSNHLRPLGWQNMMDGSGPSHLHLWDGSNGAFRDETHMYGGAEWDQSRHPMNARGWESGGETWKVHNNDVKRDLPSPPQKDDYLVQAAMDDAVAGKTGQMSLHEDNLDLGVSKTVERRSTVTSPLKEPMPKSSHEKSPGRSKFQSDDVLSLSHYYLSKLDISSELAHPEVYSQCMSILDGERSATVDEDATTHTILEGVRAGLKSSRTLLSSSLFPPLKDFVFQKAMNLYKKQRMETIGLPIIAGGALDIILASDPENMESKDRCGVEKVEGVVLTSDAEMEGAPVLTSDVGMADAPLGTALGDGAENLEVPVSSPDHEVQNDTCDPSPILEMAAGDNGGSKAGDPQTIPNAVEIESSEQVKLDVGDANGLSSPGIESLATTTLPAAANDNVISKTRDDNPIDQASTEGAADAVTGPLIIPEGSQKACGALMPGSNESDSVILSRIHHSPESTH is encoded by the exons ATGACGAGGAGTTCaaggcacaaatcaagcaagcaTAGCTCGAGGGATACCAGGGAGTATTCGGATTCGGAGAAAGATTCGAGCTTAAAGGATCGAAGGGGCAAGGAAGAGAGTGGTGTAGTTAGGGTTTCAAAGGATTCAAGTTCGAGTGAGAAGCGGAAGCTTGATTTAAAGGATGGGAAGGACTCGGGTGGCGGCTCCGGGAATGGGGACTATTCGGTGGATTTAGTATCGACTAAGCGGCGCAAGGAGAGGCTTGATGATGGAGGGAGTGATAGGTGGAATGGAGGCGATGATGATCACCGAAGAAGCAGTGAGGGGTCGAAGAAGTCGTTGAAGGCATCAGGGGAGTCCAAGAGTAAGAAAAGAGATGAGAGTGTGGAATTGTATGCAGAGGGTGGCGAAGTGAAGAAGAATTCTAGTAGTAGTGGAAAGGGTGAAGGGAGGCATAGGGATAAGGATAAGGAGTCAATTCGAAAGGAGGGCAAGGAAGGTGGTGGAGCAGAGAGGGAGAAGGAAAGGGACAGGGAAAAGGAGAGGGacagggagagagaaagggaaaagaAAGGTAAAGATGGGAGAACCGAGCGATTGGTCAGTAGCGACGAACAACGTGTCACTGCAAAGCAAGTCAATGAAAAAACTG ATTTTAATGCATGGGATGAATTGGAAAGTCCTAACTCAGAGAACCAGATTGAGAGACGAATGAGGAAAAGGAGAGATGATTTTGGTGATGGGGATAAGCATCAAGATGATGTGGAAGACATCAATGACGGGCTATTATCTTATAGGGATGATTCTGGCAGGGATAGCAGGCATAAAGATGAGAAGCGGAAGGATGAGAGATACAGAGAAAAACATCGGGAAGATGTGGATAAGGACAATAAACACCGAGATGACAAGCAAAGAGATGAGCACCCTCCAAAAGATTATGCTAGCAGCAAGTCTGATGAGAAGCATTTAAGGGATGAAAAGGATTTGATAGAAATCCAACAGAAGAGATCCAAGATTCAAGATGGTGAACGCAAAGTAGATCATGATCGCGATCGCGATCGCAATAGGGACCGTGACTCATATCATGTCCGTGATCGCGATCGCGACCGCTACCATGATCGTGAACGCGAACATGGGTGGGATCATGGTCGTGACCGTGATTATGATCGTGATTGGGATTGGGACCGTGAGCGGGAGCGGGAGCGAGATGGGGACCGCGAGCGAGACCGCAATCATGACCGTGATAGAGATGGTGATCGAGATCGCGATAGGGATTATGACCGGGACTATGACGGGTCACATATTGATGATCGCAGCACGAGATACAAAGATAGTAGCAGGGGAAAGAAAAGATCTCCGGATGATCGTGATGATGGTTGTGATAAATCCAGAGGCATGAAGGCTCGGTACTCTGACTTGGAAAAAAAGTCATCCAGTGGTGATAGAGTTGAGTCAGATGCTAACAAGGGAAGATCTCAGTCGCGGCAAGCTTATGTAGACACTAAATTGAGTGTCAATAAACGCAGGACTTCCCTCGTTTCTAATTCACATGGTGGCATAGATGAGTACAG GTATCTAAATTCAGAAGATTTGAAATATAGGGATTCTGGAGTAGAGCATAGGTCCAAAGCAATGCCTCCCAAAGATGGTTCTGGTCCCACTGGAGTTTCAGAAAGAGGTTCCAAGTACAGATCCATGGAGAAACCCAATAAAATGGATGATGGCCATTTAGGCGAGCTGTCAAATGACAAGTCTTCCGGTTCCAAGGCTTCACCCCTGCCCTTGATGGAAAGGTCTCCTTCATCATCAAGTATTGACCGCAGTTACGTGAACAGAACTGGTGTCAGACGGAGTCTTGACATTGAAGAAACAGGTCGAAGAAGCAGCGCTTCCGTGGACAACAGAGATTTCTCTAATACTGAGGATAGACTGGGTCGGGACCTACTGTCAGAGAAGCCTTTGGCAGATGAGTCATCCCCACCTGATTCGTCAACTAATAATAGAAGTAATCAGAGTAATTTATCTTCTTTGTATCCCCCTCACCCCAATTTTAGGGTCGGAGTTGACAGCCCTTTTATTGGTTCAATGGAAGAAGAAGGTAGAGGTAACTCCAATGCACGTTACAGGAGGGGTAGTGATCCCAATTTGGTTCGAGGGCATGGTAATGCATGGAGGGGTGTCCCAAGCTGGAATTCACCAGTTCCAAATGGcttcatgcatttccaacatgGGGCACCTCACGGTGGTTTTCAAGGGATGCTACCACAGTTTCCAGCTCCACCAATTTTTGGTGTTAGACCTTCAATGGATATTAACCACTCTGGGATGCCTTATCATATGCCTGACGCTGagagattttccaatcacttgCGGCCACTTGGGTGGCAGAATATGATGGATGGTTCAGGTCCTTCTCACTTGCATCTATGGGATGGGAGTAATGGTGCCTTTAGGGATGAGACTCACATGTATGGGGGTGCCGAATGGGATCAAAGCAGGCATCCAATGAATGCTCGCGGATGGGAATCTGGTGGTGAGACATGGAAAGTACATAACAATGATGTGAAAAGGGACTTGCCTTCCCCACCACAGAAAGATGATTATCTTGTGCAGGCTGCCATGGATGATGCTGTGGCTGGGAAGACAGGTCAGATGTCTCTCCATGAGGATAACCTGGATCTTGGAGTTTCTAAAACCGTTGAAAGAAGGTCCACTGTGACCTCTCCTTTAAAGGAGCCTATGCCTAAAAGTAGTCACGAGAAGTCACCTGGCCGCTCTAAATTTCAGAGTGATGATGTCCTCTCATTAAGTCATTATTATCTTTCCAAGCTTGACATTTCATCAGAACTTGCTCATCCCGAGGTGTATAGCCAGTGTATGAGCATACTGGATGGTGAACGAAGTGCAACTGTTGATGAAGATGCTACTACACATACAATTTTGGAG GGTGTAAGAGCAGGATTGAAATCGTCCAGAACCTTATTAAGTTCCTCACTTTTTCCTCCTTTGAAAGATTTTGTCTTTCAG AAAGCGATGAATCTTTACAAGAAGCAGAGGATGGAAACTATAGGATTGCCAATTATTGCTGGAGGAGCATTGGATATTATTTTAGCATCTGATCCGGAGAATATGGAATCAAAAGACCGTTGTGGTGTGGAGAAAGTAGAGGGAGTAGTCCTGACTTCTGATGCAGAAATGGAAGGTGCTCCTGTCTTGACTTCTGATGTAGGAATGGCAGATGCTCCTCTTGGCACTGCATTGGGTGATGGTGCTGAGAACCTGGAGGTACCAGTTTCATCTCCGGATCACGAGGTGCAGAACGACACATGCGACCCTTCTCCTATTTTGGAAATGGCAGCTGGAGATAATGGTGGAAGCAAAGCAGGAGATCCCCAAACAATTCCAAATGCGGTTGAAATAGAATCCTCGGAGCAGGTGAAATTGGATGTTGGCGATGCAAATGGTCTCTCATCACCTGGTATCGAGTCTCTTGCTACCACCACTTTACCTGCAGCTGCTAACGACAATGTGATTAGCAAGACTAGAGATGATAATCCAATTGATCAGGCTTCTACCGAAGGCGCGGCTGATGCAGTAACTGGTCCTTTAATAATACCCGAGGGTTCCCAAAAGGCTTGTGGGGCTTTGATGCCGGGGTCTAATGAGTCTGATTCGGTAATTTTAAGTCGGATACATCATTCTCCTGAAAGTACACATTGA
- the LOC137720242 gene encoding uncharacterized protein isoform X2, translating into MRKRRDDFGDGDKHQDDVEDINDGLLSYRDDSGRDSRHKDEKRKDERYREKHREDVDKDNKHRDDKQRDEHPPKDYASSKSDEKHLRDEKDLIEIQQKRSKIQDGERKVDHDRDRDRNRDRDSYHVRDRDRDRYHDREREHGWDHGRDRDYDRDWDWDRERERERDGDRERDRNHDRDRDGDRDRDRDYDRDYDGSHIDDRSTRYKDSSRGKKRSPDDRDDGCDKSRGMKARYSDLEKKSSSGDRVESDANKGRSQSRQAYVDTKLSVNKRRTSLVSNSHGGIDEYRYLNSEDLKYRDSGVEHRSKAMPPKDGSGPTGVSERGSKYRSMEKPNKMDDGHLGELSNDKSSGSKASPLPLMERSPSSSSIDRSYVNRTGVRRSLDIEETGRRSSASVDNRDFSNTEDRLGRDLLSEKPLADESSPPDSSTNNRSNQSNLSSLYPPHPNFRVGVDSPFIGSMEEEGRGNSNARYRRGSDPNLVRGHGNAWRGVPSWNSPVPNGFMHFQHGAPHGGFQGMLPQFPAPPIFGVRPSMDINHSGMPYHMPDAERFSNHLRPLGWQNMMDGSGPSHLHLWDGSNGAFRDETHMYGGAEWDQSRHPMNARGWESGGETWKVHNNDVKRDLPSPPQKDDYLVQAAMDDAVAGKTGQMSLHEDNLDLGVSKTVERRSTVTSPLKEPMPKSSHEKSPGRSKFQSDDVLSLSHYYLSKLDISSELAHPEVYSQCMSILDGERSATVDEDATTHTILEGVRAGLKSSRTLLSSSLFPPLKDFVFQKAMNLYKKQRMETIGLPIIAGGALDIILASDPENMESKDRCGVEKVEGVVLTSDAEMEGAPVLTSDVGMADAPLGTALGDGAENLEVPVSSPDHEVQNDTCDPSPILEMAAGDNGGSKAGDPQTIPNAVEIESSEQVKLDVGDANGLSSPGIESLATTTLPAAANDNVISKTRDDNPIDQASTEGAADAVTGPLIIPEGSQKACGALMPGSNESDSVILSRIHHSPESTH; encoded by the exons ATGAGGAAAAGGAGAGATGATTTTGGTGATGGGGATAAGCATCAAGATGATGTGGAAGACATCAATGACGGGCTATTATCTTATAGGGATGATTCTGGCAGGGATAGCAGGCATAAAGATGAGAAGCGGAAGGATGAGAGATACAGAGAAAAACATCGGGAAGATGTGGATAAGGACAATAAACACCGAGATGACAAGCAAAGAGATGAGCACCCTCCAAAAGATTATGCTAGCAGCAAGTCTGATGAGAAGCATTTAAGGGATGAAAAGGATTTGATAGAAATCCAACAGAAGAGATCCAAGATTCAAGATGGTGAACGCAAAGTAGATCATGATCGCGATCGCGATCGCAATAGGGACCGTGACTCATATCATGTCCGTGATCGCGATCGCGACCGCTACCATGATCGTGAACGCGAACATGGGTGGGATCATGGTCGTGACCGTGATTATGATCGTGATTGGGATTGGGACCGTGAGCGGGAGCGGGAGCGAGATGGGGACCGCGAGCGAGACCGCAATCATGACCGTGATAGAGATGGTGATCGAGATCGCGATAGGGATTATGACCGGGACTATGACGGGTCACATATTGATGATCGCAGCACGAGATACAAAGATAGTAGCAGGGGAAAGAAAAGATCTCCGGATGATCGTGATGATGGTTGTGATAAATCCAGAGGCATGAAGGCTCGGTACTCTGACTTGGAAAAAAAGTCATCCAGTGGTGATAGAGTTGAGTCAGATGCTAACAAGGGAAGATCTCAGTCGCGGCAAGCTTATGTAGACACTAAATTGAGTGTCAATAAACGCAGGACTTCCCTCGTTTCTAATTCACATGGTGGCATAGATGAGTACAG GTATCTAAATTCAGAAGATTTGAAATATAGGGATTCTGGAGTAGAGCATAGGTCCAAAGCAATGCCTCCCAAAGATGGTTCTGGTCCCACTGGAGTTTCAGAAAGAGGTTCCAAGTACAGATCCATGGAGAAACCCAATAAAATGGATGATGGCCATTTAGGCGAGCTGTCAAATGACAAGTCTTCCGGTTCCAAGGCTTCACCCCTGCCCTTGATGGAAAGGTCTCCTTCATCATCAAGTATTGACCGCAGTTACGTGAACAGAACTGGTGTCAGACGGAGTCTTGACATTGAAGAAACAGGTCGAAGAAGCAGCGCTTCCGTGGACAACAGAGATTTCTCTAATACTGAGGATAGACTGGGTCGGGACCTACTGTCAGAGAAGCCTTTGGCAGATGAGTCATCCCCACCTGATTCGTCAACTAATAATAGAAGTAATCAGAGTAATTTATCTTCTTTGTATCCCCCTCACCCCAATTTTAGGGTCGGAGTTGACAGCCCTTTTATTGGTTCAATGGAAGAAGAAGGTAGAGGTAACTCCAATGCACGTTACAGGAGGGGTAGTGATCCCAATTTGGTTCGAGGGCATGGTAATGCATGGAGGGGTGTCCCAAGCTGGAATTCACCAGTTCCAAATGGcttcatgcatttccaacatgGGGCACCTCACGGTGGTTTTCAAGGGATGCTACCACAGTTTCCAGCTCCACCAATTTTTGGTGTTAGACCTTCAATGGATATTAACCACTCTGGGATGCCTTATCATATGCCTGACGCTGagagattttccaatcacttgCGGCCACTTGGGTGGCAGAATATGATGGATGGTTCAGGTCCTTCTCACTTGCATCTATGGGATGGGAGTAATGGTGCCTTTAGGGATGAGACTCACATGTATGGGGGTGCCGAATGGGATCAAAGCAGGCATCCAATGAATGCTCGCGGATGGGAATCTGGTGGTGAGACATGGAAAGTACATAACAATGATGTGAAAAGGGACTTGCCTTCCCCACCACAGAAAGATGATTATCTTGTGCAGGCTGCCATGGATGATGCTGTGGCTGGGAAGACAGGTCAGATGTCTCTCCATGAGGATAACCTGGATCTTGGAGTTTCTAAAACCGTTGAAAGAAGGTCCACTGTGACCTCTCCTTTAAAGGAGCCTATGCCTAAAAGTAGTCACGAGAAGTCACCTGGCCGCTCTAAATTTCAGAGTGATGATGTCCTCTCATTAAGTCATTATTATCTTTCCAAGCTTGACATTTCATCAGAACTTGCTCATCCCGAGGTGTATAGCCAGTGTATGAGCATACTGGATGGTGAACGAAGTGCAACTGTTGATGAAGATGCTACTACACATACAATTTTGGAG GGTGTAAGAGCAGGATTGAAATCGTCCAGAACCTTATTAAGTTCCTCACTTTTTCCTCCTTTGAAAGATTTTGTCTTTCAG AAAGCGATGAATCTTTACAAGAAGCAGAGGATGGAAACTATAGGATTGCCAATTATTGCTGGAGGAGCATTGGATATTATTTTAGCATCTGATCCGGAGAATATGGAATCAAAAGACCGTTGTGGTGTGGAGAAAGTAGAGGGAGTAGTCCTGACTTCTGATGCAGAAATGGAAGGTGCTCCTGTCTTGACTTCTGATGTAGGAATGGCAGATGCTCCTCTTGGCACTGCATTGGGTGATGGTGCTGAGAACCTGGAGGTACCAGTTTCATCTCCGGATCACGAGGTGCAGAACGACACATGCGACCCTTCTCCTATTTTGGAAATGGCAGCTGGAGATAATGGTGGAAGCAAAGCAGGAGATCCCCAAACAATTCCAAATGCGGTTGAAATAGAATCCTCGGAGCAGGTGAAATTGGATGTTGGCGATGCAAATGGTCTCTCATCACCTGGTATCGAGTCTCTTGCTACCACCACTTTACCTGCAGCTGCTAACGACAATGTGATTAGCAAGACTAGAGATGATAATCCAATTGATCAGGCTTCTACCGAAGGCGCGGCTGATGCAGTAACTGGTCCTTTAATAATACCCGAGGGTTCCCAAAAGGCTTGTGGGGCTTTGATGCCGGGGTCTAATGAGTCTGATTCGGTAATTTTAAGTCGGATACATCATTCTCCTGAAAGTACACATTGA